TGGAAAACTCCACACCTGACCACAcgtcaaaactttgttttatgcacagaattatttaaaatattgtgtaaaattaCCTTCAATGTTTTGTATATAAGGTATATGTGAAATGTAGATGCATTTCCTATTTAGACTTTGAGTCCCATCCTCAACCTCATACATGTTTGCAAATACTCtgaaatacttctggtcccaagcattttgggtaACGTACACTCAGCCACTACACACAGTGGAATGttagccttaaaaagaaatgaaattctgataacATATTTCAACATGATAAACCTTcaaaatatgctaagtgaaatagtcacaaaatactgtatgattctgctTATATGAAGTACCTAAAATAGGTGAACTCAGAGACAGAAGTATAGAGATAACTAGAGGTTGGGGGTAAGGTGGGAatgagttactgtttaatgggtacagaattttTCAGTTTCTGATGATAAAATTGCTCTGGCAAtagatagtggtaatggttgcataACATCATAAGagtacttaatgctactgaataGTACACTTGAAAATTGTTGaagtgttattttttattatttttttttattttttgcgatggagtcttgctctgtcgcccaggctggaatgcagtggcacgatctcggctcactacaacctccacctcctgtgttcaagtgattcttctgtctcagccgtcctgagtagctgggactacaggtgtgcaccaccatgcctggctaatttttgtatttttagtggagatggggtttcaccatgttggccaggctggtcttgaacttctgacctcgtgatctgcctgtctgctgggattacagacatgagccaccgcacccagcctgaagtgttaaattttatgttgtgtatattttaccacaataaatcCCTTTAAGttcctgggtttttttgtttgtttttaatctactACAGCCTTGTTAGATGACTTGGATAAAGAACTAAACAACTACATTATGCGATGTAGAGAATGGTATGGCTGGCATTTCCCTGAATtaggaaaaattatttcagataatTTGACATACTGCAAGTGTTTACAGAAAGTTGGTGAGTAATTTGTTCATCCTTTAAGGCATTGAAAGTAAATGAATTTGATTGCATCCTAAAACATGACGTATAGCATTTTGTTAAGCAAGATTCCCAGGGTTTTTGCAATTTCTATGTATTTGGGAAGTGTAGCAATTTAGTGTCttaaatttaagaaacaaaatgaattttaactTAGATTTTGATGGCCTATAACATGACATTAGTACCTAATACTAAATAGCAGTATTGCCATCTGTACTGTTAATATACAGAGGAACTTGATTGTTGTTAACGTACAGAGGAACTTGATTGATTGATGGTTTACTTGCCTTACGAATTACTGGCCCCAGCTTCAGTATAAAATTGTGACATTATTAgtcctgtctttttaaaatttttgccacTTATATTCTGTAATAAGTATTGTGGCATATTTTGTCCTCTTTTTACTTTGATGATTTTTTGGAGGCAGTTGGTGGGGAGACATTTAATGTCTAAACTTAAACCCTTAAATGAGGAAAACTGTTATACTAGGTCaaacttcttcattttttttgttttgtttaggcaTCCTTTTCATTggctttctactttttcttttgactgtttgctggattttatataatttgttgaAGAGTGATTCTCCCTCATCCTCTGCAAACATTCCATAGGCGATAGGAAGAACTATGCCTCTGCCAAACTTTCTGAGTTGCTGCCAGAAGAAGTTGAAGCAGAAGTGAAAGCAGCTGCAGAGATATCAATGGGAACAGAGGTTTcagaagaagatatttgcaatattCTGCATCTTTGCACCCAGGTAAATTTTACTCCTGGAGAATCTAGTTGTGGTGTTACCAGCTCTACAGTACTAATTTTTCTGATGGCAATGATGATTTTTACACTTACTGTTGTTCACCTGATAACATAAATATGAAGGTGTTCAGTCACTACCTCATCTGATGCCATCATGATTTGTATACTTAAAAGGGggaaatacatattaaaaggAAGTAATTTACAATCATCGTCTGAATAATGAATTAACCAAAAATCAATTAAGATGGCAGAGAaggccaggcgcgttggctcacgcctgtaatccctgcactttggaaggccgttTCGGagattcacctgaggtcaggagttcgagaccagcctgaccaatatgatgaaaccccatctctactaaaaatgcaaaaattagctgtgtgtggtggcgtacacctgtaatcccagctactcgggaggctgagacaggagaatcgcttgaaccagggagggggaggttgcagtgagccgagatggcaccattgcatccagcctgggcaacaagagcaaaacaccatctcaaaaaaaaaaaaaaaaaaaaaagatggcagacaaTTATGGATTGAGCTTTTTAATTCTGAGTTTTATGTCTatatcttgtgatttttttttctttcagatttgaAGATAGCCATATAGGAATTAAAAAGAGCATGATACAAATGTTTATTgcttagaatctttttttttttgagacagagtctcaccctgtagcccaggctggagtacagtggcacgttcttaggctcactgctacctccgcctcccaggtcccagttcaagcagttctcctgcctcagcctcccaagtagctgggattacaggcacgtgcaaccatgcccagctaatttttgtatttttcgtagagacgggggtttcaccatgttggccaggatgatcttgaactcctgacctcgtgatccacccgcctcaacctcccaaagtgctggaattacaggtgtgagtcactgtgcctgggctgcttagaatcttttaaaaatacagttatgTTGACTAAGATTTTCAGGCAATGGACTAAGTGGTTTACATACATTACATAACGAAGTCCTCACTACAGCCATTTTATAGAAAACTGATGttaggatcacgaggtcaagaccatactggccaacatggtgaaaccctgtctctactaaaaatacaaaaaattagctgggcgtggtggcgggtgcttatagtcccagctactccagaggctgaggcaggagaatcacttgagcccaggaggcggagactgcagtgagctgagattgcgccactgcactccagcctgggaaaaaaaaaaataaagaaaaaaaggaaactgatgTTAGGCATAGGTGATGTACCCAGTACCCAGGGTTGTGTAACTGCTCTTTCATAATTGAGGGCTCCGGTGTTTTAGACAggaatttttactgtttttactcATATGATATTTATGACTTAACTTTATTCCTTATACTAGGTGATTGAAATCTCTGAATATCGAACCCAGCTCTATGAATATCTACAAAATCGAATGATGGCCATTGCACCCAATGTTACAGTCATGGTTGGGGAATTAGTTGGAGCACGGCTTATTGCTCATGCAGGTGATGGTTTTAATGTAATTTGTAAATATGAGTGTTTGAAGTATTTTCTGGTTAGGATTTTGTTTACATCTTTAAACCACAGCTATTAAAGAAATTTTAGCAAACACAAAAGTAGATGGTATGTGGGAGATCACTAAGGGCCAAGTGTTCAATGATGATTTCTATTTGTTTGCCTGATTTCCTTTTGGATAATGAAGGCATCTGTAGTCACTACCTCTTCTGAGACACTTGTGGTCCATTGTTAGAAGTTTGTTAGGGTTAATTAGAACAATCAGATGAATGCAGGAGGATAAAACAGttaacattttcataataaaaactcactAGACCTAGATTTGAATACAGTTTTAAGAAATCACTGTAGAGGATTTGTGCCCTCGATTGATTACCTTAGTTTCACTATTGAGTGTGTGATTGTAATATATttgactttcaaaaatattttcaacaactgATTTATAATAAAACTTTGTATATGTGTATGGCAGTATTATAAGGATGATATGCTATAATTAAAATGCTATGTAATTGAATACCTACAAATACAATGAAGTACTGATTCATCATTTTTGTGTTACTCGGAGACATTGTTATAATCCATCAAAAAAGATCTTATATATCATCTGCATCAGAGTGTTTAAAATGGcataactcctttttttttgtttgagacagagtttcactctgttggactggctggagtgcagtggctcactgcaacctctgcctcccaggttcaagcaattctcctgcctcagcctcccaagttgctgggattacaggcatgcgctgccaccatgcctggctaatttttatatttttagttgagacagggtttttgccacgttggccaggctggtctcaaactcctgacctcaggtgatctgcgcacctcagcctcccaaagtgttgggattacaggcgtgagccactgcgcccagcctggcgTAACTCCTTTAGCTGCATCATTAATCAAAGATTTCATTCAAATGCCCTCAGCTATAAGATCAGATGATTTCATTGTCTCCACCCATTTTCATAGGTATAGCTAAACTTGTAGCAGTAAGCAATGGCAGGGGTTAATAGAAGTATGTatttgttggccaggcgtggtggctcacgcctgtaatcccaacactttgagaagctgaggtgggtgggtcacctgaggtcaggagttcgagaccagcctggccaacacggtaaaaccccatctctattaataacacaaaaattacccaaccttggtggcatgaacctgtaatcccagctactcgggaggctgaggtaggagaatcgcttgaacccgggaggtggaggttgcagtgagccaagattgtgacattgcactccagcctggatgacaagagtgaaactccatctcaaaaaaaaaaaaaaagaactatgtaTTTGTTACACTTTTAAAACTATGTCTAGTGCTTAAGTTCATAGCATTAATAGAGTCTGTTTTCTGACAGGAAATATTCTATACAGCATATCCAACTAAGCAGCATGTTGATAACAATAGTCCCTAGCTATTTATGGGGATGTATTCTAAGCTCCCCCCTCCAAGGATGTTTGAAACAGAGGAGAGTACTAAATCCTATACTGTATATGCTGTTTTTTCCTAAACATACATATCTATaataaagcttaatttataaattaggtacagTAGGATATCAACAACAGTCATAATAGAACAGTTATAACACTATGCCAgcggggccaggtgcggtggctcacgcctgtaatcccagcactttgggaagccgaggagggtggatcacaaggtcaggagttcaagatcagcctggccaagatggtgaaaccccatctctactaaaaatacaaaaaaaaattagctgggtgtggtggtgggcgcctgtaatcccagctactcggaggctgaggcagagaattgcttaaacccaggaggcggaggatgcagtgagtcaagatcgcgccactgcactccagcctgcgcaacagagcgaaactctatctcaaaaaaaaaaaaatgcgagCGTAACTATTTTTGTGCATTGGTTAGTTGAATATAAGCACTGCAGTACTGCACAAGGGAGAGGGCTACGAAAGTGACTAATGGGTAGATagggatgattcatgtcctgGGGGGAGCTAAGTGGGATAGCAAGAGATTTAAAACTTAGGAactatttatttctggaatttcctttttaatattttcagactgcagttAACCACAGGTAATTGAAATCACACAAAGTGAAACCACAGGTAGGGGACTATTAATAGATACTTCTAGGAATATCTCTTCCTAATGTGTTTATTTGTAGGCTTTTTCATATCTAAAGCAATAGAATATTTGATACTCACAATCTCAGAAAGCAGGGACCAGATTAGTGTTCGTGTGTGTGACATTTATGTCACTCCTGTAGTATActaatggaatttagaatagtACTACCATCTCTCAGGTGAATAGAAACATTGAACTTAATAAGCTTAACCTTCAGTTTGTCCTAGGCATTCATTGCAAACCTGCTTGTGCTAATGAAAGTATTACAAATGAAACAAAGATTTTTACAGAATTCTGGATTATAGAATTCTATattatatgtgatttttattatGGTGGCTATAATAATTCTATAGGTCTTTTGTTTTAGTACGTGGAACATTCATATATTTGGAGGTGCAttctttgtaacttttttcttttgtaggttCTCTTTTAAATTTGGCCAAGCATGCAGCTTCTACCGTTCAGATTCTTGGAGCAGAAAAGGCACTTTTCAGAGCCCTGAAATCTAGACGGGATACCCCTAAGTACGGTCTTATTTATCATGCTTCACTCGTGGGCCAGACAAGTCCCAAACACAAAGGAAAGGTGTGTTatagggttttgctttgtttttgaggttggactttttcattttttacaaccCATTTATCTTGTACTCTGTAGTACACATTAAATCTTCTATTGTCTCTTTCTTGTTAGAGAATGGtgagttatttaaataaaaagcacTTTGTGTACACTGAAGGATAAGGTTAGAAGAAACTGTTATTGGTTGAATTAAAGCCAGTTTCTTCCATTGTGttagtattttttttcccctagaatcTCCCTGTGGTTGGCACACTGAAAATATTATctctggcaggaaaaaaaaaactaacatttacGAATCATAAAAAATAGCATATGCATTATGCTAAAACACTTTGACAGAATTCacgaagcttttttttttttttttttattttgagacggagtcctgctctgtcgccaggctagagtgcagtggcttgatctcggctcactgcaacctccaactccctggttcaagcgattctcctatctccctgcctcagccttctgagtagctgggattacgtgcacgcgccaccacgcccggctaatttttgtatttttaatagagatgggtttcaccatgttggccaggctggtctcaaactactgacctcctgatccacccacctcagcttcccagagtgctgggattacaggtgtgagcacccgTGCCTGTCCTAAATCTTTAGTAGCCTTGTGAGATGTAGGTATCTctgtcttacagatgaggaaactgagacttagggaAGTTAAGTACTTTCAATGTTTTTGAAAGATGTGTCGTTTAACAGAACTAAACtgaaaattgataaaatttagAGCAGAGTGGTGGAGGAAAATAAAGGGTttgataaaaatgttaattagGTTGAAAAAGAActcacgctttttttttttttttttttttttttttttttttttttttttttttttttttttgagatggagtctcactctgtcgcctaggctggagtgcagtggcgccatcctggctcactgcaagctctgcctcccaggttcacgccattctcctgcctcagcctcccgtgtagctgggactacaggtgcccgccaccacgcccggctaattttttgtatttttagtagagacggggtttcaccgtgttagccaggatggtctccatctcctgacctcgtgatccccccacctcggcctcccaaagtgctgggattacaggcgtgagccaccgcgcccggccagaaccCACACATATTTAAGATTGTTACGAGGAAAAAGATGCACTTGTTTTCAGTGACCTTGAAGCACAGAACTAATGTCACTGAGTAGAAActgaagtttattaaaaaaaaaaaaaaaaaaactagtttgaGCTAATGTTTGACATGAATTGCTGTAAAATCTTTTCAGCCACAGAAGTGTTGGTGGTGATATATGGCCATTAGATTGTGGCAAAGGTTGAAATACGATGGATGATTTGAATTGTATGATTCATAATAGTTTTATAACTCCTGATTTTAAAACATCCAAGTTATTGAGGATTTTACATCTGAACATGGAATATAGTTCTTCATGTTTTTCTATTAGATTTCTCGAATGCTGGCAGCCAAAACTGTTTTGGCTATCCGTTATGATGCTTTTGGTGAGGATTCAAGTTCTGCAATGGGAGTTGAGAACAGAGCCAAATTAGAGGCCAGGTTGAGAACTTTGGAAGACAGAGGGGTAAGAACCACATCATGCCTATTCCAGAAGTATTACTTGTCAAAAGTTAATAAACTGAGTAAATTTATTAACTTCATCTGCTAAACACTTTTATGATACTTGCTAGTATGTCTAAAGTATTCTTTTTGTGCCTACTGTTAACAATTGCTATTATTTACCAAGAATTGATGTATCCAACTGCATTTGCCATTAGGATATGCTgttcaaaataacaaaacaaaaaatagcagaAATCGCTGTTTGCTGGCCCACTGATTCACTATAGACTGTATAGTGTATTATAAAGAGATTATGACttagaattatatttaatttttccttagataagaaaaataagtggAACAGGAAAGGCAttagcaaaaacagaaaaatatgaacaCAAAAGGTGAGTAGTACATTTAAGTGAGGATGGGgtgaatagtttttttaaatgttaattattgacagtaattttttattgtaaacttCACCTTGATGTGCCCatagtttttttcaaatttatttatttgacaaaaattGTGTATGTTTATTATGTACATGTTGTTTTGGAAAATGTGCACATTGAGGAATGATTAAGTCAAGCTCATTAACATGCATTGtcttatgtactttttttttgtggtgaggacACCTTAAAATCtacttagcaattttcaagaatataatacattgttagcTGTAGTTAATCATGTTGTGCACCCCTAATTTTTTTCCATGCCATTTAGTTTTCTGCATTAACTTCTGCTAGTTTTCGTTCATATACAtacttaatttattcatttccagATATTgatagtaaatttttttaatctaaagttCCTCTATAATATGTTCTTTATCAAAAAGTTcactcagccgggcacagtggctcatgcctgtaatcccagcactttgggtggctaaggtgggcagatcacctgaggtcaggagctcaacacaggcctggccaacatggtgaaac
Above is a genomic segment from Pongo pygmaeus isolate AG05252 chromosome 11, NHGRI_mPonPyg2-v2.0_pri, whole genome shotgun sequence containing:
- the NOP58 gene encoding nucleolar protein 58 isoform X2, which produces MEGKINKQLKKVLKKIVKEAHEPLAVADAKLGGVIKEKLNLSCIHSPVVNELMRGIRSQMDGLIPGVEPREMAAMCLGLAHSLSRYRLKFSADKVDTMIVQAISLLDDLDKELNNYIMRCREWYGWHFPELGKIISDNLTYCKCLQKVGDRKNYASAKLSELLPEEVEAEVKAAAEISMGTEVSEEDICNILHLCTQVIEISEYRTQLYEYLQNRMMAIAPNVTVMVGELVGARLIAHAGSLLNLAKHAASTVQILGAEKALFRALKSRRDTPKYGLIYHASLVGQTSPKHKGKISRMLAAKTVLAIRYDAFGEDSSSAMGVENRAKLEARLRTLEDRGIRKISGTGKALAKTEKYEHKSEVKTYDPSGDSTLPTCSKKRKIEQVDKEDEITEKKAKKAKIKVKVEEEEEEEKVAEEEETSVKKKKKKGKKKHIKEEPLSEEEPCTSTAIASPEKKKKKKKKRDNED
- the NOP58 gene encoding nucleolar protein 58 isoform X3; this translates as MLVLFETSVGYAIFKVLNEKKLQEVDSLWKEFETPEKANKIVKLKHFEKFQDTAEALAAFTALMEGKINKQLKKVLKKIVKEAHEPLAVADAKLGGVIKEKLNLSCIHSPVVNELMRGIRSQMDGLIPGVEPREMAAMCLGLAHSLSRYRLKFSADKVDTMIVQAISLLDDLDKELNNYIMRCREWYGWHFPELGKIISDNLTYCKCLQKVGDRKNYASAKLSELLPEEVEAEVKAAAEISMGTEVSEEDICNILHLCTQVIEISEYRTQLYEYLQNRMMAIAPNVTVMVGELVGARLIAHAGSLLNLAKHAASTVQILGAEKALFRALKSRRDTPKYGLIYHASLVGQTSPKHKGKISRMLAAKTVLAIRYDAFGEDSSSAMGVENRAKLEARLRTLEDRGIRKISGTGKALAKTEKYEHKSLHKLPQSH
- the NOP58 gene encoding nucleolar protein 58 isoform X4; this encodes MLVLFETSVGYAIFKVLNEKKLQEVDSLWKEFETPEKANKIVKLKHFEKFQDTAEALAAFTALMEGKINKQLKKVLKKIVKEAHEPLAVADAKLGGVIKEKLNLSCIHSPVVNELMRGIRSQMDGLIPGVEPREMAAMCLGLAHSLSRYRLKFSADKVDTMIVQAISLLDDLDKELNNYIMRCREWYGWHFPELGKIISDNLTYCKCLQKVGDRKNYASAKLSELLPEEVEAEVKAAAEISMGTEVSEEDICNILHLCTQVIEISEYRTQLYEYLQNRMMAIAPNVTVMVGELVGARLIAHAGSLLNLAKHAASTVQILGAEKALFRALKSRRDTPKYGLIYHASLVGQTSPKHKGKISRMLAAKTVLAIRYDAFGEDSSSAMGVENRAKLEARLRTLEDRGIRKISGTGKALAKTEKYEHKSNYIDY